The following proteins are co-located in the Plasmodium vinckei vinckei genome assembly, chromosome: PVVCY_11 genome:
- a CDS encoding nuclear fusion protein, putative: MIFFFMIILIIQFKISREYMFKYGTNNELLVERIKRGKEAFYEILKAKKKAEEEYARKKNKSGYKEYEDSLDDNNIYVKEIKCYEYVLDQLNNLNMYNCNEINENSKSLLALAKTKCIFVKSIRSFPDEKSGCILNPKNLNKLQIYLYNNNMFDQFQNENIAETLSLDELRKIENTKNPCLYDTNPNGEYPNIAGELALKNNENNYNNANNTDDHNLRYQNYTDDYYHDNNMPNENNSHNDININKKLCENLKYKIVTNCTGNDNMSDTAFQIYHSELNHIDDICFYIQSVEWNKRTEENINRLAETSLYITKQMTTNLENMKLIEHAQIKQIENTNRFDNFLKGLKSDFSDIIAILSSIKRHHESISTLFVTSRNYAYNSRTKIISCIFFCFLSELLFKKIVMFIQKYMFLMINDNIVNYSIKGIRYAFAGVCLKVLISTMIMYKEPAKKIEEELKYIKGLIENRPEKYKYMTSDNERNDVNIDQHTASILKLWLNYNEDLDNIYDDDKDFNICNISDAEISSSDTSLASENLSSEEIFESNDESIGRRIKTMHRKKRPSFFHYFPSPRNVTAYTENPITFINIINEKHKEIMKMRAKRLKNFGSNDYSDNNATIMETNDENSPLNLSDLNENMKK, from the exons atgatatttttttttatgatcatattaattatacaGTTTAAAATATCCAGAGAATATATGTTCAAATATGGCACAAACAATGAATTATTAGTAGAAAGGATTAAAAGGGGTAAGGAAGCATTTTATGAAATTTtgaaagcaaaaaaaaaagctgAAGAAGAATATgcaagaaaaaaaaacaaaagtggatataaagaatatgaaGATAGCTTggatgataataatatatatgtaaaggaaataaaatgcTATGAATATGTACTTGATCagttaaataatttaaatatgtataattgtaatgaaataaatgaaaatagtaAATCATTATTAGCTTTAgcaaaaacaaaatgtatttttgttaaatcGATTAGAAGTTTCCCGGATGAAAAATCAGGATGCATATTAAAtccaaaaaatttaaataaattgcaaatatatttatataataataatatgtttgATCAGtttcaaaatgaaaatattgcTGAAACATTAAGTCTTGATgaattaagaaaaatagaaaatacaaaaaatccATGTCTTTATGATACCAATCCAAATGGAGAATACCCTAATATAGCAGGGGAGTTggctttaaaaaataatgaaaataattacaatAATGCAAATAATACCGATGATCATAACTTACGGtatcaaaattatacagatgattattatcatgataataatatgccAAATGAGAATAACTCACATAAcgatattaatataaacaaaaaattatgtgaaaatttaaaatataaaattgttacGAATTGCACAGGAAATGATAATATGTCTGATACTgcttttcaaatatatcattCAGAATTAAATCATATTGAtgatatttgtttttatatacaatcAGTTGAATGGAATAAAAGAACCGAAGAAAAT ATTAACAGATTGGCTGAAACCTCTCTATACATAACAAAGCAGATGACCACAAATTTAGAAAACATGAAATTAATAGAACATGCGCAAATAAAGCAAATAGAGAATACAAATAG ATTTgataactttttaaaagGGCTTAAAAGTGATTTTAGTGATATTATAGCAATCTTATCAAGCATAAAAAGACATCACGAATCTATTAGCA cCCTTTTTGTAACATCACGAAATTATGCATACAACAGTAGAACAAAGATTATTTCGt gtatttttttttgttttttgagcgagctattatttaaaaaaattgttatgttcattcaaaaatatatgtttttaatgattaatgataatattgtTAATTATTCAATAAAAGGAATAAGATAT GCTTTTGCTGGAGTGTGTCTAAAAGTGCTTATAAGCACAATGATAAT GTATAAGGAGCccgcaaaaaaaatagaagaGGAGTTGAAGTATATAAAAGGTCTTATTGAAAATAGAccagaaaaatataaatacatgaCGTCAGATAACGAAAGAAATGACGTCAATATAGATCAGCATACAG cTAGTATTCTAAAGTTATGGTTAAATTATAACGAAGATcttgataatatatatgatgatgataaagatttcaatatat gCAATATTAGTGATGCCGAAATAAGTAGCTCAGATACATCCCTTGCCAGTGAAAATCTATCGTCCGAAGAAATATTTGa ATCAAACGATGAATCTATTGGAAGACGAATAAAAACAATGCATAGGAAAAAGCGTCCgtcattttttcattattttccatCACCAAGAAATGTAACGGCATACACCGAAAACCCGATTACTTTCA taaatataataaatgaaaaacataaggaaataatgaaaatgcgAGCCAaaagattaaaaaatttt GGGAGTAACGATTATAGTGATAACAATGCAACAATCATGGAAACAAACGATGAAAACTCACCACTTAATTTATCTGATTTGAACGAAAACatgaaaaagtaa